The nucleotide window TTTAAGATGTGTATACTAGTTTTGACTTTTGATGGTCAACAACTAATTCATGCTGTTATGTGATCCGAATTTGGCCTTGTAGTATCGAAGCAGCTTGTGCAGCACATCCTACTGCcgatgtttttataaattttgcaTCATACAGAAGGTCAGTTATACAGAAAAGAATTAACGACATTGGTTCGTGTTATCACGGGTTCTTTATTTTGTCTTTATATAAGGGCAGTTTTGACATTTTGAAAAGAGAGAATACTTTTACAAAAACTATGTGTCTTGTTAGGCTATTAgagtattattttattttattttattttgctaTTTAATAAAAAATGTGGAACTTTTACAGTGCTGCTGCTTCGTCCAATCTTGCTCTTAAACAACCGACAATCCGAGTAGTGGCTATTATTGCTGAGGGTGTTCCTGAAGCGGACACCAAGGAATTGATCGCATATGCAAGAGCAAACAACAAGGTGCGAAACTTTGGATCCTATCTCATTTACACCATTAACATTAATTCTACATGTTGTGTATTAGTGTTGCCTCCACATCAAATATAGTTTTGACCCTTTAAAATTTTTATATGTGATTGTGGGTACGATCCGATCCCAGTTTCCCTTAGTGTCAAGTAAATGGGACCCACGGGTGGTAAAATGGGCATGTTAGGCATGTTGGGTGACAAGTATAAATATGTTTGGGTTAAAGTGGGTGAATTTAACACGCGGGTAAAAGTAGGCCGGACTGGTTTAGAGGACCCACCAACAATCTTTTGtccttttttttttgaattttgttaGTAAAtttttaaagagttaattactgttttcgtccccgtggtttgtcaaaaatcactatttcagtccatttgtttaaaaattgcgatttcagtccctgtggtttcactttcgtaaccatttttgtccacctcgtaaccattttagtccctgtacaataaatggattgaaatggttacgaaagtgaaaccacagggactgaaatagttacgaaagtaaaaccacagggactgaaatcgcaatttttaaactaatcaactgaaatagtgatttttgacaaaccacagggacgaaaacagtaattaactcatttttAAATATGGTTACAAAAGCGATATTGGTGCAAGTAATGTACCTATTCTTGTACCATTTTGAATCCATGTTAAGCAGCTTTTGGCACATTTAATTCATTCAATTAATTAGACTCATTACTGTTTGATCCGTTTTAtccatttcatcatcatttgtatctatatctatactatataatataataataaagtaaAATCTCTCATGCCACGTGTCGCTTCCATATCTCTTCTCACCATCTTTTCCCGCCCATCTTTCTTATTAAATATACCTTGCTCTTTTTTACTAATGATATATTCTTACAGAAATACTAATTGTAGTAATAAAAcacatttattttaatttatatctTATTTTAAGAAACTTTGAAATCTAATTATATAACTTTTGTTTCTATCAAATAGTAAATGAGAGTCAAATTACAttaaaaagtaattaatgtattTTCAAACCCaattatatattaatttttattatatatttttttaaaaaaaaattgttagtaTGTGTAATACATTTTTTCACCTATAATGATGATTTTTTCACCTATAAGGTGTACGTACAGATTTAAGAATTTTATGTATTTGATATTTTGCGCCATTGTAGTACAAGGGATTCAACCtagtttttatatactttataGCTTGATCGGTTACTATTCAGTACAACCCGGACCCTATTTTCATATAGACGCGTTGCAATGGTCACATCTTGTCTGACCGATGAAGTTTAACTCACTTGGAACATGCACTATAACATTGTATCTTAGATTAGAACCGGTGAATACGCAGGTTGTCATTGGCCCTGCGACTGTCGGCGGTATCCAAGCCGGAGCTTTCAAAATCGGCGACACTGCCGGGACAATCGATAACATCATACAATGCAAACTTTACAGGCCTGGATCCGTTGGATTTGTCTCCAAATCTGTATGTACACTTTCATGAGCTTCCTTATTCTCCTTGAACCCAAATTACATTACTTGAAAATGTTCATGTTCATCTATTAAAAGCGATCATGCAAAACCGAAAACGACTCATTATCTTTGGTTACACTGCAGGGTGGCATGTCAAATGAGTTGTACAATACAATTGCCCGTGTGACGGATGGAATTTATGAAGGTAGCATTAATATGATTACTTAAAACTGAGTGGGTTGGGATAGAAAACTATCTTGTCCCCTAAAAAAAGTATCTATAAAAAAGCGTTAAATATAATTACTTAAAACTATGTTTTTGCAATGATagttttcgttttttttttttttttttttttttaatataactgCTTCTGGTCATCGATATATGCAATATGCCTTCAGTTGCATTTTTCATGCGATTTATATATTGTGTGTATcgatatattatatatatttcgATGCTAAGTACGGATTTTGTAGGTATTGCTATTGGAGGAGACGTTTTTCCCGGTTCTACTCTTTCTGATCATGTTTTGCGGTTCAACAACATTCCTCAGGTACCTTGTGAGTCAACTGGGGACGTTGCGGATTACTATTATACCCTTTTTAATAGTAAACATTACATTTAAATAACGGGTATTTTGGTCTAATTTAGGTGAAAATGATTGTTGTGCTTGGTGAACTTGGCGGTCGAGATGAGTACTCCTTAGTTGAAGCCCTTAAAGCCGGAAAAATTAATAAGCCCGTATGCGCTTGGGTCAGTGGAACTTGTGCCCGCCTCTTCAAGTCCGAAGTCCAATTCGGGCACGCGGTAATTGATTAACTTGTTTTTCCTTAAATTTGTCTGGAAGGGTAAAACCGTAATTTCCTTAATATGATGTTCTATTaacatattattttatttattatttagggGGCCAAGAGTGGAGGTGAAATGGAGTCTGCACAAGCTAAAAACCAAGCACTTGGGGACGCTGGGGCCATTGTCCCGACATCATATGAAGCATTTGAAACTTCAATCAAGGAAACGTTCCAGAAGTTGGTATGTCTTCACACTTTTCAACCCATTTATACTTTTCGACCCATTTATACTAAACGggttattttcaaaaaaaaaaaaaaaacactaaacgGGTCAATTCGGGTTAATACTATTTCTCTAACGGGTGAAATGGTTGCACTTGTCAGGCTGAGGAGGGCAAGATTAGCCCGATTAAGGAGTTCACGCCTCCACAAATCCCTGAGGATCTTAACAGCGCGATTAAGAGTGGGAAAGTGCGAGCACCAACTCATATTATTTCAACTATTTCTGATGACAGAGGTAAAACACCATTGATTTATAACAAAAGTCAACGCGTTAGGCGTTTATGAACGGTTAATGACTCTCTTAAACTCAAATTTTAGGGGAAGAGCCGTGCTATGCTGGTGTACCGATGTCTACCATTATTGAAAAAGGAATGGGTGTCGGTGATGTTATTTCACTTTTATGGTTTAAACGCAGTCTCCCTCGATACTGCACACAATTCATCGAGGTTTGTTATCAAAACTTATTAATAGGTTGTGTTTGAGTTGTTATATCTAACCCGTTTAATAAACAGGTTGTGTTCGAGTTTACCTTAGTTTAACCCGTATAATAAAACATGTCGACCCGTCAACCCATTTAATTAAACAAGTTTACCTGACAAACTGTTTATGACACGTTTACAGCTCATCAACCCGTTTATGACACGTTTACAGCTCATCAACCCGTTTATGACACGTTCACAGCCCATCAACCCTTTTGTCTTGTTTAGATAGATGCGTCAAACGGTCGCAgtggcgaagtatagaaggggcggggaggggcgcccgaccccccgaacttttcgctcagtactcggtagtgttatatatgtagttttcgtatagaaattttttggtatatacgtttttgaccccccggttctatagaaattttttggtatatacgttttcaaccccccccccccccccggcgttattcgggtcaagcttcgccactgaacGGTCGTGTTCCGGCTACATGATTTTAAGTGTGTCGGGCTTAGGGTTGATGTCTGCGACATGAATAAATACATGCGTTGTGTTCAGGTTCACCGATTCAATCCACTAACCCGACACAATTGACACCCTAATTAATACACACACATATGTTTTTCAACGAAATTTCTATATCTCTGTAGTCTATATAAACATCACTACTTATTTACCAGATTTGCATCATGTTATGTGCTGATCACGGGCCATGTGTATCCGGTGCTCACAACACAATCGTGACCGCAAGGGCAGGAAAAGATCTCGTCTCGAGCCTTGTTTCTGGTACTTAACTTGCAGTCTTTTTCAATCTAATCATACGCTCGTTATACCACACCCGTGtcactttctttttctttctaaatAACAGGTTTGCTAACGATTGGTCCACGTTTCGGTGGTGCCATTGATGATGCTGCTCGGTACTTCAAAGACGCTTACGATAGGGTGAGTTGTTCATGTGACAATATCCCAATTCAATCGTTTATGATCTTGAATCTAAATGACTTTTTTGTGCGTTTGAGTCCTTCAGGTTTGCTTTTTATTGTCATTTCCATCCAAATCACTAACGTCGTTTATTTATTCTGTTAAGGTGACGGACATTTTTGTCCTTTTGGATGGAACAAGCAAATATGACCAAACcccagggacgattttggcattttactctttttttgccaaaatcgtccttaAGGTTTGGTCATATTTGCTTGTTCCATCCAAAAGGACAAAAATGCCCgtcaccttaacagaaaaaataaactatgttagtgatttaggggctgtttggcaacatctgaatggttaagtgctgaaccagtaagaggtctgaaccattaagtgcttaattagtaagaggtctgaaccattaagagcatgtataatgtttaaccgttcagaggcaaatgtctgaccaattcagattagaggtcttaaccattcagactctgtataaatcttaaccattcagaggcaaatgtctgaaccattcagacatctgctcgtgaaacaaacagtctgaaccattaagtgttgaaccagtaagaggtctgaaccattaaaagcctcattaagaggtaaacaaaagCCCCTTAGATGGAAATTACAATAAAAAGCAAACCTGAAGGATTCAAATGCACAAAAAGGTCATTTTGGATGGAACAAGCAAAcatgaccaaacctcagggacgattttggcatttACTCTTTTTTGTTTAATTCGCAGAAACTTTCACCATATGAGTTCGTTGAAAGTATGAAAAAGAAGGGTATTCGTGTGCCCGGAATAGGTCACAGGTACGTGTAAGTAGTTAAGTACCAAATATCCTTATTGTTTTGGGTATTTGGATTTGGGTTTCTTTGATCGCGCGATATAACTAATCTTTAAATTTGTTTTTTGTGAACAAGGATAAAAAGAGGGGATAACAAAGATAAGAGAGTGGAACTATTACAACTATTTGCGCGCACCAATTTCCCATCAACAAAATACATGGAATACGCGGTTGAAGTAGAAACTTACACTCTCTCAAAGGCAAACAACTTAGTGATGAATGTTGATGGTGCCATTGGTTCCCTTTTCTTGGATCTTCTTGCCGGTAGCGGGATGTTCACCAAACAAGAAATTGATGAGATTATTTCCATCGGTTACCTTAACGGGCTCTTTGTTTTGGCCCGTTCCATCGGTCTAATCGGGTAAGTCCGGTTAATGTTTTCATTTCAAATTCGAATATGCTCATCATACTTTGTAGATTAAATAAAAGGGTTCAAGTGAGGACAACTAGGGCTGTAAAGGagccaagccgagcccgagcttgttCGAGCCCAGTCTATTCTTGGCTCGTGTAGTATGTTTTAATATCtaattatatgtatatatgtatatatatgtgtgtctaTGTGTGTAATTaagtttatttatatatatatgtatgtatgtgtaattaagtttatgtatatgtatgtatgtatgtatgtgtatatatgtgtgtgtatgttgtTATGGCTGGTGTAtatttatagtttttttaatatataacaaAAGTGTCTGGTTCTTGTAAGAAATACGATTAACCTAAAAAGCGTAGGAAACAATGAGGAGGCGATACATGTATGAGTGAGGTTTTAATGGACAAGGGTATTATTTCCATTTACTAGTTCCATCAATTTTTTAAACTCAATAATTTTATATAATTCACTATACTTTTAAATTTAAACCATAAAATcagtattttattctctttaatatGTGAATAatattcatatatattttttttagattgagttttttttttttttttttttttttttttttttttttttttccaagtGTAACACATTGTTTGAGTAACTGTGTTGTTATATACCATTTACACAGTGCTATTATGTTACCAGGTCTTACGACAACTAGTGTCCTTTTATCCAATTTTACATGGTGCTGTTATGACATGTGTTCGTAAATGCATCCGAGCACATAACAACACCATAACAGGACAATTATACTTGTAGTGTGTTGCGcttctttaaaaaaaatgaatcatttttttatagaaaaaatatatcaatattatacatatattaaaGAGAAAATATGTTCAATCTTATGGtataatttgtttaaaaatatagTGAACAATAGAAAAGTTATTTGAGTTTAAAAAGGTTGGTGGAACTAGTATTTAATATAAAGTCAATACAACTAAATATATATTATCTAGTTAATTTTTATCATATTTTTATATTTGATAATATTTGCTATATAAAATGGAAATTATTATATCATATAAATAATAGGCCGTTGAGGCTTGCGAACCTTGTCAGGCTCATTGTGAGTAGCTCATGAGCGACTCGGTTTGTTTACACTCCTAGGACAACCCATGAATCATCATGTTGACGGTTTTGAAATTTGCAGGCATACGTTCGACCAGAAGAGACTGAAGCAACCGCTATACCGTCACCCATGGGAAGATGTTCTTTACACCAAGTAAAGCAAGCAATCCACCATTGTTGGCATCTGCAGATGACTGTTTGTGTTTTGTCTGTTTGTAACATTTAGCTTATTAAGGTGTTTCTATATTCATATATTGTTTGTCTCCTGAAACCAAGCTTATTATGTAGTTCTTTTTGTTTTATGTTGAATAAAGACTTCGTTTTAGTAGAAATGTCTAGTTTGAGATGATGGTATGTGAAAGATATAAGCTTGAATTATATTTCGATATTTGTTGAGCTAAAATCTTCGATATCTGCGCTTTGAATTCTACCATTAAAACGTGTCTCGATCCTTGCccttgattaaaaaaaaaacacaatgttGCTGTAGATGGCGAAGAGTGTTCATATGACTAGGAACGATATAGAATCAAATGTCCGTGGTAAAGATGGTGGGAATTCTGGACGGGGTTACCACTGtaactagggatgagcaaatgatGCCAATTCTTgaaaccggtaccggtaccgaattgtTAAAAGTACAATTTAATattcattatttttattttatttttcaaatatTATTGTTggtttttaattatttgttttattttgtattttgtgTGATATTTGTGCTCGTGGAGCAAATTTAATGGTCTAGGCTTCAAGACTGGGTTGAGGAAGAGTAATAGGCTTTAAGTGGCATCTGGGTTTAAAAGCTGAAGGCCGAGTGAAAGGCTTGAGGGTTAAAGGCAGCTAAATATTTAGTCAAAGTCAAGGCGTCTGGAACATTTATTCAAATATTTTCTTTTCACACACATACACTTCTCTCTCATATGAGGTGATTAGGGTTTCTAGATATTTGACATGTTCATCTTGAATCTAAGCAATTATCTAAGTCTTGTAATCCAATTTAGATTCTTGTTCATTTAGAGATTATTGTGTTGATAATCTCTTGTTGGTGTTTAGAATGATAGATGTTGTATTCACGATGTGATTATCTTTAGATTTGGGTTATACAATCTGATTTGGGTATTTGTTCATGTTTTATGTGATAGATCTATGTTGATACCATAATTTTGACATGGCATCAGAGTTTGATTAAGCTCTTGGGATTAGATATGGTTTGAGGGTTTTGTGTTCTTCGATTTCGCTGTGAtcgtctgttcttgaaaatctagGTAGTAAGTTGGATCTATTGATTTTGGGAACGATTGGACGATATAGTATGAGTATTAGTTCTGGATTGGTACTAGAGAAACCCTGACTTAGGGTATGTACATGGGAGTTGCTTTAGTTGTTATCGAGTTGTTCACTATTGGA belongs to Helianthus annuus cultivar XRQ/B chromosome 5, HanXRQr2.0-SUNRISE, whole genome shotgun sequence and includes:
- the LOC110940979 gene encoding ATP-citrate synthase beta chain protein 2; the protein is MATGQLFSRTTQALFYNYKQLPIQRMLDFDFLCGRETPSVAGIINPGAEGFQKLFFGQEEIAIPVHSTIEAACAAHPTADVFINFASYRSAAASSNLALKQPTIRVVAIIAEGVPEADTKELIAYARANNKVVIGPATVGGIQAGAFKIGDTAGTIDNIIQCKLYRPGSVGFVSKSGGMSNELYNTIARVTDGIYEGIAIGGDVFPGSTLSDHVLRFNNIPQVKMIVVLGELGGRDEYSLVEALKAGKINKPVCAWVSGTCARLFKSEVQFGHAGAKSGGEMESAQAKNQALGDAGAIVPTSYEAFETSIKETFQKLAEEGKISPIKEFTPPQIPEDLNSAIKSGKVRAPTHIISTISDDRGEEPCYAGVPMSTIIEKGMGVGDVISLLWFKRSLPRYCTQFIEICIMLCADHGPCVSGAHNTIVTARAGKDLVSSLVSGLLTIGPRFGGAIDDAARYFKDAYDRKLSPYEFVESMKKKGIRVPGIGHRIKRGDNKDKRVELLQLFARTNFPSTKYMEYAVEVETYTLSKANNLVMNVDGAIGSLFLDLLAGSGMFTKQEIDEIISIGYLNGLFVLARSIGLIGHTFDQKRLKQPLYRHPWEDVLYTK